In Verrucomicrobiia bacterium, one genomic interval encodes:
- a CDS encoding right-handed parallel beta-helix repeat-containing protein yields the protein MTMHTPLSHKGRQWVWAVGLACLSCLPLGFGRDWHVAAGAREGDGSVARPFGSVQEALQAARSAVGPHRILVQSGDYYNVSLTLGPQDAGLSIEGTGATPPVLYGGIRLTNWQAEGRFQVAPLPSSPTGRPWEIRLLLVNGEARPRARYPSTGALPHESVFSVPWMSTTGGGWQRPPTDEELTTLKYRQGDVGDWLEVANAEITVFHMWDESCVGIAAHDVTQRILKLTPKTGHPPGAFGVQKYVLWNIEQGMLSAGNWYHDRARNRLVYWPKPGEKMANLHVVAPNQTTIISLRGERDKLVRGVVLRRLTLAATTVPLISGGFAAEAFPGAIQLQHVEQCRLDELIVRGVAGHGIKGNGITREVRVENCEVTDCGAGGVYVGGERSVIFNNHIHGIGRAYPSAIGIYRGGRQCRVAHNEVHDCSYSAINYGGTSNIVENNLLYDCMKVLHDGAAIYMFAASNCVLRGNLARDIVDTGGYGASAYYLDERSSGCLVESNLSIRVNWPSHNHMATNNTIRHNLFMVLGDAKITFPRSTGFILERNLLYATGKIRVEGAQAVMTWSNNLFFAESGRYEWVTLNQYSARASSTNPPPGVATNRPLLLNLWQPTARPAPESPAHALGIGPVDVSQAGRLPRRGK from the coding sequence ATGACGATGCATACCCCTTTGTCGCATAAGGGCCGCCAATGGGTGTGGGCCGTTGGTCTGGCGTGTTTGTCTTGTCTGCCGCTGGGATTCGGACGGGATTGGCATGTCGCCGCGGGCGCGCGTGAGGGAGATGGGAGTGTGGCGCGGCCTTTTGGCAGTGTGCAGGAAGCGCTGCAGGCCGCCCGCTCCGCCGTGGGACCGCACCGGATTCTGGTGCAATCCGGTGATTACTACAACGTGTCCCTCACGCTGGGACCGCAGGACGCCGGTCTGAGCATTGAAGGCACTGGCGCGACTCCTCCGGTGCTATATGGGGGGATCCGGCTGACGAACTGGCAGGCCGAGGGCAGGTTTCAAGTTGCGCCACTGCCGTCCTCCCCCACTGGCAGGCCGTGGGAAATCCGCCTGCTGCTGGTCAACGGCGAAGCCCGCCCACGTGCCCGTTATCCTTCGACAGGCGCGTTGCCGCATGAGAGCGTATTTTCCGTGCCGTGGATGTCCACCACCGGCGGCGGCTGGCAACGGCCCCCCACCGATGAAGAGCTGACCACCTTGAAATATCGCCAGGGAGACGTGGGGGACTGGTTGGAAGTGGCCAATGCGGAAATCACCGTGTTTCACATGTGGGATGAATCATGCGTGGGCATAGCGGCGCATGATGTGACCCAGCGCATCCTGAAACTGACGCCCAAGACCGGCCATCCGCCCGGTGCTTTCGGGGTGCAAAAATATGTGCTGTGGAACATTGAGCAGGGCATGTTAAGCGCCGGCAACTGGTATCATGATCGCGCGCGCAACCGCCTTGTCTATTGGCCAAAGCCCGGCGAGAAAATGGCCAACTTGCACGTGGTGGCTCCCAACCAAACCACCATCATCAGCCTGCGCGGTGAGCGGGACAAGCTGGTGCGGGGCGTGGTCCTGCGTCGCCTCACGCTTGCCGCCACCACCGTCCCCCTCATTTCAGGTGGGTTTGCCGCCGAGGCGTTTCCCGGGGCCATCCAATTACAACATGTCGAGCAATGCCGCCTCGATGAGCTGATCGTCCGCGGAGTGGCCGGTCATGGCATCAAGGGCAACGGGATCACCCGCGAGGTGCGGGTGGAAAATTGTGAAGTGACGGATTGCGGCGCGGGCGGCGTGTACGTGGGCGGAGAGCGGTCAGTCATCTTCAACAATCACATTCACGGCATCGGCCGCGCCTATCCCAGCGCCATCGGCATTTACCGCGGGGGGCGCCAGTGCCGGGTGGCACACAACGAAGTGCATGATTGCTCCTACTCCGCCATCAACTACGGAGGCACCTCCAACATCGTGGAAAATAACCTGCTATATGACTGCATGAAAGTGCTGCACGACGGTGCGGCCATTTATATGTTTGCCGCGTCCAACTGTGTGTTGCGCGGCAACCTGGCCCGGGACATTGTGGATACCGGCGGCTACGGCGCCTCCGCCTACTATTTGGATGAGCGCAGCTCCGGCTGTCTGGTCGAATCCAACCTGTCCATCCGCGTGAACTGGCCGTCCCATAACCACATGGCCACCAACAACACCATCCGCCATAATCTGTTCATGGTGCTGGGGGACGCCAAAATCACCTTTCCACGCTCCACGGGCTTTATTCTGGAGCGCAATCTGCTGTACGCCACCGGCAAAATCCGGGTGGAGGGCGCGCAGGCCGTCATGACCTGGAGCAACAACTTGTTTTTTGCCGAGAGTGGCCGCTATGAGTGGGTGACCTTGAATCAATACAGCGCGCGTGCAAGCTCCACCAACCCGCCGCCGGGAGTGGCCACCAATCGCCCGTTACTCCTCAATTTGTGGCAGCCCACGGCCCGCCCCGCGCCGGAATCGCCCGCCCATGCCCTGGGCATCGGGCCGGTGGATGTGTCCCAGGCCGGCCGTCTTCCGCGCCGGGGAAAATGA